GGTAAAGGCCTCTCCTGTTCTGCCTGGTGTGTCCTGTTGAACAGCCTTGTATACCCTGTGCAGTTTATTGCCTGGAATGGAATTCCTTAAATTCCCTACATTAATTTCCTTTTAAATAGTGTGGCTTAAGCACTTGGCTTTGAAAACAGCTATGGCAGCAGTTCACAGTGATCCAGTGTGCCCTCACCCGCAGCCTGTAGCACCCGGGAGCCCTACCCTAAATTGGTGCACAAGGAAGAAGTGACTGAAGAAAGGCCCTGCCCAGCCATGATCTCTTCCTTCAAAGGATTGTGCAGTGGCTTTGTAACTTTTGAGGGGCAGTGTGAGCAGGGAACTTTGCTGGCCGTCTGCTGCAAAGGGATGTTTCAACTTCATCGTTAAGAGATGATTAAACTCTGCCTGGAGTAAAAGGAAGGTTCCATGAATGTGGAGGGCAAAGAGACTGAGATCACATCTGCTTGGTCTCACTCTGGTGTTAGAGCTGGAGCTTTACCCTGCAGCCACTCGGTCCTACTGTCACCCAAACTGCTCACTGTGTCTTTCTCCCAGAGACAGGATGGCTTTTGTTTCCCAGGGTATTTCTGGAAGCTGGGGAATGCTCTTGGGCACCAGAGTGCAAGCATCACCTTTGTTTATTTGGAGATAGATTTAGAAGAGATtatttccctgtgctgctcataGCCTGTTTTTACAGTAGCTCCCTTTAGCTTGTGCTGCTACAGTGCAAGTAGAAAAAGTCATGGTTAAGAGTTTTAGAAGAAACAAAATCCAAGGAGCTCTGGTTTAGGAGTCTGTAGGCATTTAGAAACATATCTGTAAGTTAAACAAAGGAATGGTAGAAGGCAGTGCATTAGGCCTTGGAGGGACCTGGTTGTAGTGTCAGTGCCAAAGGATTGTAGGGTTTCGTTCTCTTTGCAGTATTTCAGTCTTGTAGCTTTATCCTTCCCAGAGGAGTTGAAATAAATACACAGTTACTGAAGGGCTGAATCTTACTTTGAGTTACTATAGAACTTCAGCTTTGTCCATTTGATTGCATCCATatgatgtagccaggtggggttgggctctgctgccaggcacccagcaacagaacaaggcgacacagcctgaagctgtggcagggcaggtctaggctggatgttaggaggaagttgttgtcagagagagtgattggcattggaatgggctgcccagggaggtggtggagttgctgtgcctggaggtgttgaaggcaagcctggctggggcacttagtgccatggtctggttagttggccagggctgggtgctaggttgggctggatgagtttggagctctcttccaacctggttgattctatggttccattaTATGACTTGTGTGACAATCTGCCTTCTAACAAATTAATTCCACCCTTCTTTCTCTGCCCCTCCCAGCACAGGATTGCCCTGTCTGATGTCAGCTGGTTGTAATAGTCCACTTTTTTCTTACATATCAAAGTTTGTGGCTGTATgcccccccaccaaaaaaaaaaaaaagatcctcaacaaacaaagagaaaagggaCACTTCTGGGTGCTCTGTCGACCCCTCTGTGATCTTCTCTTAGCAGGTTGAAGTTGAAGTGTACCGGAGAGATTCGAAGAAGCTTCCTGGCCTGGGAGACCCTGACATAGACTGGGAAGAGAGTGTCTACCTGAACCTCATCCTACAGAAGGTAACAGCAGTGCTTCTCTAATGGCATGTGCTGGAGAGGTTTTGGGGTAGGCTTTGgactctcccctttcctccctatCTTGAAGGATTTGAACACTTCtggacaaaaagaaaacaaagctcagATTTTTGCCTTGGGAGCCTAAATGAACATAAGCTGAGATGCTCTTTTGGTAGAGTCCTAATAGCTCTCCTCAAAATTAGATATATCCAATAAAGCTGGGCAAAAATTTGTGCTACCTAACAATTTTTCTTCCACTATGGAAGGCTTTGTCAAATTGAATAGCTTTTGAGAGTGAAGGAGACTGTTAACCGAGAAATACTGCTGTAATCGTTCACAGTACTGGTGCAGGTAAGAGAGAGAACTGCTAAATGGAAATGCAAAGAGTAGGGCTGCTATGTATTACACTGGAAGTTCACTGCTCTTGACATCAGAGCTTTAGTGGAgcttttatcatagaatggtttgggttggaagggacctcaaagctcatcaagttccatccccctgccataggcagggacacctcccgctagaacaggtcactcaagccctcatccaacctggccttgaacacctccagggaaggagcagccacaacctctctgggcaacctgtgccagtgtctcaccaccctcactgcaaagaacttcctaaaatctagtttgaatctcccctctgccagtttaaacccatccctcctcatcctgtcattacaagcctatgtcagtagtcccttcccagctttcctgtagcccccttcagatcctggaaggctactccaaggtctccttgaagccttctcttttccatgctgcagagcccccAACTCTCAtgccctgtcctcatagcagagctgctgcagccctctgagcattaaGAGAGGCTCCTGCCTCTCTTAGTATGTTGCTCGTGTTGGTTTCTCTTTTCGGATGGAGGATGTCTTTTCCATCTCTACGTTAAAGGGTGTCTATGTGTGCCATGCTTATTCCCCAGGTGGCCAGTGTGCTAGTGTTAAGCAGTTGCCAGCTGGAGTTTCTCTGCCCGTAGGTGATGCACCTCAGCAAGCATCTGCACAGACGATTTCAGTGTCCCTTTGTTCATTAGGACAGCCCTGAAGGTGGCAGGCGTTACAGTACAGTAGCACACAGTTCGGTGTAgtaaagcaggcagcagcagcgagcATCTGACCATTTAGCTCCCAGCTGAAGAGGCCGGGGGGGCTGCGCGCTGCCCGGGGCCTCACTCTCCGCTGTCTCCGCAGCTCGACTACCTGGTGACCTGCGCCGTCTGCACGCGCGCCGACGGCGGCGACATCCACGTGCACCGGAGGAAGTCTCAGGTGAGCCTGCGCTGCCCTCCCTGCATGGgagcctggcagccctcagtgcgacatctctctgctctctggggcTCCTCTCCCCCCAGAACGATTAGAGACTTCTACATGCTGTCAAGATCTGTATCTTTGCCTCCTGCTGGAGTGGGGTGTGCCCAGCTGTTAGCCTGTCCGAAGGCAGACCTGAAACTGTGTGAGATCTGAGTTACAAGAAGCCCTCAGGATAAGGCTGTAATTTAGGGCTAAGAAATGGTAGGCAGTTTACTGATTGCCAGTTTAGCTGTGTATCGTTTTGTGAgattcttgttttctctttcaaactgctccttccttccatcTCCACACCGAAGGGTTTTGTCACTTGCTTGTGCACAGGTTAGAGTCAAACCAGGGTTTAGTGTAGTGGAGGAGACAGAATAATAAGCACTGAGGAAACAGATTTCTTTGCTCCTTCCCTAGCAGAGCTTGTAACAGATTCTCCTAGCTggcagaaattctttacaaGGCTCCTGTTGCCTTTAAAAGGCTTTTTCTCCCAGTCATTTCCTTCAGCTTATTCAGCTGTTTTCGTGGCTTTACCTAAAATAAGCCAATTCTTTTTAATGCTTTAATTCTGTTTTGCTATTTAAAAATGGTTGTTCCTTTGCCACAAACACACCCAGCAATGCCGAGTGCTGCGTTTGTCATTGGCATTAGTTAGGTGCATAAGTCCCAGCATGGTGCTGTTGAGACACCACATTGCACCACTGATGTAAGCCTTCTATTTCTCATTGCTTCTGCCACTGTTTGCAAGTCCAAATTTCACTCTGGCTTCACTTCTGCAATATTCTTTTGAGAAAGATGTGGAAATACTGCGTGCAGATTTGCAAACTAGAAAGATAAGGATGGaagtcctgccctgctgtgtgaGCAGTATTCAGaatgaggagaaagaaggagaaataaGGAGAAAACTAGAAAGATAAGGATGGAAATCCTGCCCTAGCTCTGTGTGAGCAGCATTCAGAATGAGGAGGCAGTTTTCTGATCCTCATTCTTAGAGGCTTGTACTGTGAGACtgcttattcttttttttttggtgcccCCTTTTCTAGGAGAAACTAAGCACACATTAAAACTTAACAGTACACAGTGGTAACATTTCAACCTGGTGTGGAGTTGATCGAtgggaagagaaaaagcagTTCTGCATGTTTGCAGTAGAACATTCTGTTGCATTGTGTACCACTGAGGCTCTAAGCTTTAATAAATGGcaagtttctttttctctgtgctgctgtcctgATGATTCTTCCTTTAGCAGATGCCTGTGCAGCAGTAGAAGCCCTGTTCAGGCCTAGGACTTGCcgtgctgctccaggcctgtgGCAAAGCCGCTGTGTTCATACCAGTGGAACACCTAAGGCATGAAAGCAGTGTAAAAAGGGCTGACTTTCCACTCAGTTATTTTGCAGACTACCttgcctctctgctggcctgACAGTAAGATCTCTACCTGTACTTTCCTCAGGTGTGTCTGAATGGAGAAGAGTTTGGAGTTtgttgttagggtttttttccttcccattgGCTGCTATAAAAACAAGGATGCCTGGAAGATGTCCTTGTTTCAGACACTGGTGCAAGTGTCACCTTTGAGGAGTCTTGGTATTCCAATGCTGTTTCTTGTTGTGAAGCAACCATTCTTCTGAATAATCTGTATTTGAAAGTGCATGTAGCCTTTGGAAAGACAAATAAGGAAAAGCAGCCCTCTCAGGAATATCTGATATCCTatcctagaatggcttgagttggaagggacgttaaaaatcatctagttccaatgcccctgccactggcagggacacctcctactacaccagattgctcaaagcctcatccagtctggtcttaaacacttccacagAGGAGGCATCCATAACTTTTCACAataacctgttctggtgtctcaccaccctcatagtaaagaacgttttcctagtgtccaatctaaatctgccttgctCTAGTGCAAAGTCActgtcctttgtcctgtcaccacagtcCTTTCCCTTCCGgtagtggaaggctgctgtaaggtctcctcagaaccttcttttctccaggctcaacaatctcaactctcttagcctgtctcaacaggggaggtgctccagccctctgatcatctttgtagcacTCCTCTGAACcgtctccaacagatccatggcTTTCaagtgttgggggctccagagctggatgcacttgtccaggtggggtttcacaggagcagagtagaggggcagaattacctccctcgacctgctgatacatcttttgatgcagcccaggatacagttggctttTGGGGCAGCCAGCACACACTACCAGTTCAtgttaagtgcctcatcagccagcacccccaagtccttctctgcaggacagCTCTCAATCTGCTTGTCAGACAGCCTGTGTTTCTACTTgtgattgccctgacccaggtgcaagaccttgcactttgccttgctgaacttcatgaggttggcttgggtccaccttccagcctgtcaaggtccctctggatggcatctttGCCCTCCAGCATTGTTCACTGgaccacacagcttagtgttgtcagcaaacctgctcAATCCCAcatccatgtcactgacaaagacgtTAAGCAGCACCAGTCCCTGGGGGATTCCTCTCATCACAGGTCTCCATTTGGACATTGAGGCCTTGATTGCAACCCTGAGAGCAGCCGTGCACCTCCCTCGAATTTAGAGAGCAGGATGTCACGCACGACAGTGGTGGATGCTTTGCACAAGTCCAGGAAGATGATGTGGCCATATTTTGTGTCCAGTGGTTTGTAGCAAGAGTAGCATAAGCTTTCAACACATTGACAGTGGGCTGAGATTTGACAGGGTTCTTGAATTCAGATGTTTGTTTGTAAACAGAGGTGGCAGCAAAGAAAGCTGTGTGGCCTGAATTTTAATTTCTCTGCCTGCCGGTTCATCTTCTTGGAATGGGGACATCTaaagcctccagctgtttaaacaaacaaaagttgTTTTGAGGAGCAAAGCAACCATAGTTCCAGTTCAGGAGCTGCTTCAGATGGAGGAACAGGGAGCATGTAAGAGGAAGCATAGTGGGTAGGGaaacaaagagaagcagaagatgagTGTGAGGAATCAAGGGCTTGTCCTCCTGAGGGCCATGCTCCCCATTACGGAGTGACGTTGATCTTATCCTGGTACTAAGGCAACAACAGCAGTGGAACCACCTGGAGAACAAGCAGTGTTAggtcagctgctctgcaggagcttctgtgctgtgtgtgcatttGCAGTGCGTCACAGTAACTTAAAAGTAGTTGAAGGAAGTTTTCCCAGTTAATGAAAGGACACCTTAGCTGTGCTGTAGGTTGGCAAGAGGTCAGCTGCACACAGGGACGTTTACTGTGGAACAAGTAGCATTTTCTAACTTGCATGTGAAAACTGCAGGGGCCTTTTCACAAGTGTGGTCACTATTGCAAACACCCTTGAGTCAGAAGCTGGCTCTGTTTTGCCTGCAGGATGTGCAGCACCTCTAGCTAAGTGAAAATGTTGGCCGACTGAGCAGTGTTGGACTGTGGTGTTCTGGTACTGCTTCCTTGTGTTCAGCCTGTGCATTTCCCAGCTGTGTCTAACAGAAAATGTtggcttgtttgtttctttcccagCAAGTGTTTGCATCTCCTAGCAAACACCCGATGGACAGCAAAGGAGAGGAGTCAAAGATCAGCTATCCAAACATATTCTTCATGATTGACAGTTTTGAAGAGGTGAGTCCTTGTTGCAGCAGAGTTTTGTCCTCTTCTAGTCTAAATGTCCTGATTGTGCCTGTGGACCAAATGTTTTGGGCTGATGGAGGGTTACTTTCCAGtagtttttgttttattttattcgACCCCCATCTTTCCTTCATGCTTGAAATCCGAGCCtaaagctgcatttcagcatctGTCTTTATAGTGGGCTAAAGTAGTACGGGGGAGTGAGAGCTGCTTATCTCAGCACGTGGTTTACAGCATGCAGTGCCTGGAGAAAGGCTGGGGTGCAGCATGCAGCTCCCTTGCTTTCTGCCCTTGACAGTGCCATCGCTGGCGCCCTAAGGAGGACCGTGGGGATCTGCGTGCATCTGAACCCTTAACAGCTGCTGTTTGTCTAAAATGTTGCACCTTGCATCTTTGGTAGGTTTTTAGTGACATGACTGTGGGAGAAGGAGAAATGGTCTGTGTGGAGCTGGTGGCCAGTGACAAAAGCAACACCTTCCAAGGGGTGATTTTTCAGGGGTCCATCCGCTATGAAGCACTGAAGAAGGTCTATGACAACAGGGTAAGATGCTTCCGAAAGACGTCCTTTGCAATGATATGCTGAACAGTTGTTCATTGCTTCTGAGGCTgtttgctctttgtcctgtgaGATCATCTGCATCATGATGATGAGTTTTGGCTTTGAAAGTTACCTGAAAGCTAAAGCTTTTGGCTCCAACAGCTGCGAGTATTCAGATAAAGGATATACTACTCTGGTGTTAGTGAAGAAGGAGCAAAGTTGGCAAGGAGTCACGAGCATGCTCAGGAGTGGATCTGAACAAGAGAGTTCCGAGAGCTCCTCCCGTTTTCTGGGGAGCTCACAGATATTTCTGGTTTCTTCAGAGAGGGCCTGTTTTATAGGGAGATCTTTAGCTCTGATAACTACCTTGCTCATAGGTAAAATACATTTCTCTGTAGTTGTTTTTGCCTATTGCCCAAAGACCACTGTTGCTTCATTGCCAGAGAAGGAAGCCTCCTTTGCTGTCCTCCAGAAAGATACAATGCCAGCACTTGGAGCTTCACACGCAGGGCCTAGTGCTGAAACCAAGAGAGTGAGAGTCAGTAAACTTCTCACAATTTGTTACAAGGAGAATCCTGAGAGGTTTTAGAAAACAAAGTATCTGCTGTGCCTGTAAACTTCATTTGCCTTTGTTCCTACCCTTGTCAGGAGGGGTGCTGAATAATTTCCCTTCTCCCTGGTTTAAATGTGAGTAGTTGTACTCTTTTAGCAGTCTCTTGGGAGAATGTGAAACTGAAATTGTTCCTCTGTTCCTCCATCACCTTATGGCCTCACACAAACACCAGGTGAGTTATTAAAATCTGTGGGAGCACAGACTCTGCAGACTCACTGAAGACAACGTAAGAAAGAAGCTCTGAAGTAGAGAAGACAAAATTTGCTGTGGTAGAGTCACCTCATAGCCTAAGAATGTTGTGTTTGCCCACAGAGCTACTTTGTGTTGTTTCATTAGATGAAATAAAGTTATGGCTGAAGGCTAAACTTGAAATGTGACCATTCTTGTAACAGAACAaaagcagcttctctgtgcTTTTGAAGGTGACTTGAATTCAGTTGTGTCTGTGTTAATTCATAGCCCACTAGGAGTTGTGTTACATGATGAGCGTCTTGGCCCTTCCAGGCTATCAACTGGAGGAAGTTGTAATAAACCACTTGCACTtgtgcaggagctctgcttaTTTTACTTGGCAAAAGCTTGACTGTTTTCATAttggtctcttcctcttttcagttCTCAGTTCAGTTTTCAGTTCAGTTGTGTTAACTGGAAATTGAACCTTTCTGTCTCTTGAGAGAGGGCTCAAAGGCTGTCAGGGCATTGCGGTGAGCAACGCAGCGCATGTGAGTGGTGCATGGGGCTGATTCTTCGTGCCTTGCCCTTGGCAGCGTGGACACCTGTGTCCAGGTGGGCCTGCCACAAGCTAGTGCCGCGACCACGCAGTGCGctttgctagtttgaagcacgTTTAtgttttggttgctttttggACTCTGCCGAGTGCTCCTGCACAGGCTGGGTTGAGTTGTGCAcatgcctgctcctgctctcctctgccacgTCGTGTGGGCCTGCCTAAAATCCTTTTCTTTTATCTCAGCTTGCATTTTGGATAGCTGAAGGAGTCGATCCTTCTCTGAACCTCTAGTTTTAGATCTGTAAAACTCCTTCCCTTTTGGAGATCACTTCAGATTGTGGCTTGAAGTGCTTCTTAAGCATCAAGATAATGATAGTTATTCACTGTGGTTTTGACTTCAGATAACTGCTTTCAGAGAATGCTTATGTTTGGAGAACGTGGAGATGATATTAcatgtgtttttctttcttttcttggtgcatTGTAGGTGAGTGTTGCAGCTAAGATGGCTCAAAGAATGTCTTTTGGCTTTTATAAATATAACAACATGGAGTTTGTCCGAATGAAAGGGCCACAAGGGAAAGGCCATGCAGAGATGGCAGTGAGTAGAGTTTCTACTGGTGACACTTCGCCGTATGGGACAGAAGAAGATTCCAATCCAGACTCGCCAGTGCATGAGAGAGTAAGCAGCAAACAGAACTTCTGACTTAAGGCTAAGCACTAATGTGTTTTGCTCTCAAGCCAGCAGATGGACTGAAACTGGGACTAACTCACATCAGGAGTCTGTGCTCAGATTTGCCTGTCGTTTGAAGCTAGTAGATGCAGCTGGCttctcagcacagctctcctcGGGcaaatgctgagcacagggatggCAGCACGATTCACACTTGGGGGGCGTGCTTCATCGAAACAGACGTGATAGTGCCAGGGAAAACgatgctcctgcctgctttctGTCAAAATTAATAGGTTCCATTTCTGTGCAAGGGGGGCTTTACCCAGAAACGTGGGGTTTGTGCAGTCTGTAGGTTGCTTGCTAAATCTGAGTACAATGGCACTCTTAGGAGATTTTGCCGCCAGTGACTGCTGCTAGCATAAAGCCTGTATAGTATTAAAGCAGAGATTGTGGGTTTAGATGCAGAACCATAGTTATGCATGCAGTTAATTTTAATGCAAATACAGTAAAATACCAATACAGTTGGTCCAGAGGTGCTGATTTGGCCTTTATTCACTCCTGAGCCTTGCTTTCCACTGTCGCATTTTACCTAGTTAAGGGATATTAGGGCAACATATCTTTCAAATACCCACCTAGATACTTGTGGACCTGGGCTGAGTAGTTCCTGGTGGAATCTAAGTTGGTTTCCTGTGTAACACAGCTAACCTGTGTAGTTGAAAGGTCTGTGGGACTGTTTCTAAATGTCTCCATGCAAGCtgtgtgttttttctttctgtcttgctAAAAGGCTAAAGGAcctgccagcacagagctcatTAACTGCATGTGCTTCCTCTCTACCATGGAGGAGCAGCCTGAAGAAGTCAGGCCTGGAGGGACTTCCTGATCTTTTGGCTCTGAGACTATGGTGTCAACTGGAAAATGTCAAACTAAGTTTGACAATGTACTATCATTGCTTGCTGCCAGTGGTTTTAATGGTGACTGGTCtgtttctgggctttctttCCCCCAGCTGTGATATGAAATGACTGCAGAATTAGAGGCAACACAAAGAGGTCAAGTACACCAAAGGGAGGATCAGTTGGGCAGCAGAATGCTTTTACTTCTGGTTTTACTTGCATTTGTCTTCAAGATTGATGGCAGAGGGATGACTTGatccagtgggagctgtccctgcccatggcaggggggctggaactagatgatccttcaggtcccttccagccctgacaatcctgtgattctgtgactattttACTCTTTCATGGACATCAGAAAATTATAACTCTGCTGACTCTGAAGCACATCTTCCTGTAGCAGTCTTCTGGGGATgatgcattcagttttgggctccctggttCAGGAGGCACAGAGATCTTCTGGAGGAAGTCCAACGGaggactacaaagatgattaaggggctggagcactgccttacgaggagaggctgagggacctgggtctTTTTGGTctagtgaagagaagacttagaggggatctaatcaatgtttatgaatatgAGAGCTGGGAGTcaagagggaagggacaggcacaggctctgctcacttgtaacctgtgataggacaaggggcaatagatgcaaactacagcacaggaagttccacctcaacatgaggaggaacttctttactgtaaggttcccagagcactggaacaggctccccagggaggttgtagagtctccttctctggagactttcaagacccgtCCAGATGCATTCccatgtgacctgccctagattatgatcctgccctggcagaggggttggactcatggtctctggaggtcccttccaacccctaccatcctgtgatcctgtgacatgaAGTGACTCTGCAGTGCAGCACCAGCCTGGCTTGGCTGTCCTCCTCACTCATGTGCCACCTTGCTCTTTGTATGGACAGATGAGCAGTATCAGATGTCATCTGAGGGAGAGTTGAGGGACTGCTCAGTTAACGGTGTGGAGAAGGGAGGTGACCTCAGAAGTGATTCACCTCTGATAAGAAATTCATTCTCCTTTTTTCATTCAAAATTTAACTACTAAAATATTACTTTAAAAAATGGCACACAAGCACTGCTTTTCATCTCTTCCTGAAATAGCTATGCCTGACTATAATCATGGTTTAATCAAGAGCAAGAACTGTTCTGAAGGAAGGAGGTCTCCATGGTTTCATCCCTAACCTGTGTTTCACCACAGACCATTATATCCTTGTATTTGTTTTCACTTGGACTAACCAAACCATCAGGGACAgctctgcatttttttctccatcCTATATTGAAATCTGATCTAGGTATCATTGTGCATTGATTTCACTTTTGCATCAGCATCTTGGGCTAAGTAATTGCTTTGTGATCCTTCTTCACAGAGGCAGTGCCACCTTTCAGAGTGATCCCACCTGGCATACAGCTAAGCAGGGAAATGGCTGCCTTGCATCTgacaaagaaatgaaaaggcAAAGTTTTAGTGTGCCAAATACAACACATTGTTAGCTTATTAAATCTTCCAAATGTCAACATGCACAAATGAGACTGACATTCTTCGTGCCTCAGTTACTCATTTTATTCCTTTGTAACTACAAATCCTTCTTAAGAAGTGATCATTGTAGGACAGAGGTTTTTCATCAGCCATGCAGCAGTGGAGGGTGATGATCTATCAAAAAACTTTCATCTTGATAAACACAGCTGAGATGACTCTTCACTggcagtgcagggttctacactttggccacagcaaccccaagcagcactgcaggctggggccagagtggctgagagcagccaggcagagagggagctgagggtgctggtagagaggagctgaagctgaggcagcagtgcccaggtgggcagcagagccaatggcatcctgggctggctcaggagcagtgtgggcagcagaacaagggaggttcttctgcccctgtgctcagcactgctcaggccacccctggagtgctgtgtccagttctgggctcttcaattgcagagagatgttgaggtgctggaaggtgttgagagcagggcagcaaggctggggaggggcctagagcagagccctgtgaggagaggctgagggagctgggggtgtgcagcctgcagcagaggaggctcagggcagacctcattgctgcctgcagctgcctgcagggaggctgtagccaggtggggttgggctctgctgccaggcagccagggacagaagaaggggccagaggctgaagctgtgccagggcaggtctaggctggatgttaggaggaagttgttgtcagagagagtgattggcattggaagggctgcccagggaggtggtggagtggccatgcctggaggagttgaagccaagcctggctggggcacttagtgccatggtctggttgactggccagggctgggtgctaggttgggctggatgagcttggagctctcttctagcctggttgattctgtcattctctggCCACTCTGACAAACCAAGTCATGACTCCTGTTTTCACACATGTGACTGCCTCATTGCACGTATATGGGACTTATTATTTCTTCCTGGAAGCGTAGAAGTTTTTAACCAGAGCTTCCTTTGTCAtttcttgtttccctttcagGTGACTTCTTTCAGCACACCGCCAACCCCAGAGCGCAACAACCGcccctcctttttctccccatCCCTCAAGAGAAAGGTGCCCCGGAACCGCATTGCCGAGATGAAGAAGTCCCACTCGGCAAATGACAGCGAGGAGTTCTTCAGGGATGATGATGGAGGAGGTGAGAGAAGCAATACCAGCTAAGCCAGGCTTGTCCAGAGAGGGCACAGGCTGTAGAAAGGGATCCGGGGGATGGATTTTCCCAAAGGTTTGCAGCACAacgagccctgctctgcagaaagtccagcatcagtgctgCTCTGAAAATGGGCTTGTTCACAAGCCTtagctggctggggcacttagtgccatggtctgggtgattggctagggctgggtgctaggttgggctggatgagcttggagctctcttccagcctgtttgatttGACGATTCTAAGATCTTTTTGAAGGCTGCAGACTAACAACTCCTGTATACATTTAAAACTTTGCCCCTTTTTGTGTAAGTATTTGAGAGAAACATGAGCAGGGAAGATCTTT
This Pogoniulus pusillus isolate bPogPus1 chromosome 4, bPogPus1.pri, whole genome shotgun sequence DNA region includes the following protein-coding sequences:
- the KIAA0930 gene encoding uncharacterized protein KIAA0930 homolog isoform X1, with translation MASARSGGRAVPKDEEANGDLDRSLQQMLRAIAEERSRAGLRQEISGLGCFKDDRIVFWTWMFSTYFMEKWAPRQDDMLFYVRRKLSYGAGESAEGKKQVEVEVYRRDSKKLPGLGDPDIDWEESVYLNLILQKLDYLVTCAVCTRADGGDIHVHRRKSQQVFASPSKHPMDSKGEESKISYPNIFFMIDSFEEVFSDMTVGEGEMVCVELVASDKSNTFQGVIFQGSIRYEALKKVYDNRVSVAAKMAQRMSFGFYKYNNMEFVRMKGPQGKGHAEMAVSRVSTGDTSPYGTEEDSNPDSPVHERVTSFSTPPTPERNNRPSFFSPSLKRKVPRNRIAEMKKSHSANDSEEFFRDDDGGDLHNTTNLRSRSLSGTGRSLVGSWLKLNRTDENFLLYAHLTYITLPLHRILTDILEVRQKPILMT
- the KIAA0930 gene encoding uncharacterized protein KIAA0930 homolog isoform X3, whose amino-acid sequence is MASARSGGRAVPKDEEANGDLDRSLQQMLRAIAEERSRAGLRQEISGLGCFKDDRIVFWTWMFSTYFMEKWAPRQDDMLFYVRRKLSYGAGESAEGKKQVEVEVYRRDSKKLPGLGDPDIDWEESVYLNLILQKLDYLVTCAVCTRADGGDIHVHRRKSQQVFASPSKHPMDSKGEESKISYPNIFFMIDSFEEVFSDMTVGEGEMVCVELVASDKSNTFQGVIFQGSIRYEALKKVYDNRVSVAAKMAQRMSFGFYKYNNMEFVRMKGPQGKGHAEMAVSRVSTGDTSPYGTEEDSNPDSPVHERVTSFSTPPTPERNNRPSFFSPSLKRKVPRNRIAEMKKSHSANDSEEFFRDDDGGDLHNTTNLRSRSLSGTGRSLVGSWLKLNRTDENFLLYAHLTYITLPLHRILTDIRRTGVQ
- the KIAA0930 gene encoding uncharacterized protein KIAA0930 homolog isoform X2, with the protein product MASARSGGRAVPKDEEANGDLDRSLQQMLRAIAEERSRAGLRQEISGLGCFKDDRIVFWTWMFSTYFMEKWAPRQDDMLFYVRRKLSYGAGESAEGKKVEVEVYRRDSKKLPGLGDPDIDWEESVYLNLILQKLDYLVTCAVCTRADGGDIHVHRRKSQQVFASPSKHPMDSKGEESKISYPNIFFMIDSFEEVFSDMTVGEGEMVCVELVASDKSNTFQGVIFQGSIRYEALKKVYDNRVSVAAKMAQRMSFGFYKYNNMEFVRMKGPQGKGHAEMAVSRVSTGDTSPYGTEEDSNPDSPVHERVTSFSTPPTPERNNRPSFFSPSLKRKVPRNRIAEMKKSHSANDSEEFFRDDDGGDLHNTTNLRSRSLSGTGRSLVGSWLKLNRTDENFLLYAHLTYITLPLHRILTDILEVRQKPILMT